One stretch of Podospora bellae-mahoneyi strain CBS 112042 chromosome 2, whole genome shotgun sequence DNA includes these proteins:
- a CDS encoding hypothetical protein (EggNog:ENOG503P6Y8; COG:S): protein MNPQPPTPQEQPIDIHTPFTLPEHLSHLASTDRDITSLLTPVIASLTALSTPPSPTSPNAPQEAFKSAQTSYFRTIDRISKHLNRQIYALEEANIISLAATSSNQQPSQSAENPDSQPGASQPDGTKDTKKVARLDPDGTGKYGKLDVGRLNLASSTTERDVEAETWERVKAHFAGMAEAQGVNTGDRMQE from the coding sequence AtgaacccccaaccccccaccccccaagaACAACCAATCGACATCCacacccccttcaccctccccgaacacctctcccacctcgccTCCACAGACCGCgacatcacctccctcctaaCCCCCGTAATAGCCTCCCTaaccgccctctccacccccccctccccaaccagccccaACGCCCCCCAAGAAGCCTTCAAATCAGCCCAAACATCCTACTTCCGCACCATCGACCGCATATCCAAACACCTCAACCGACAAATCTACGCCCTCGAAGAAGCaaacatcatctccctcgccgccacctcctccaaccaacaaccctcccaatCTGCCGAAAACCCCGACTCCCAACCCGGCGCATCTCAGCCCGACGGCACCAAGGATACCAAGAAAGTCGCCCGCCTCGACCCAGACGGAACAGGCAAATACGGCAAGCTCGACGTCGGAAGGCTGAACTTGGCTTCGTCAACGACAGAGAGGGACGTCGAGGCTGAGACCTGGGAGAGGGTCAAGGCGCATTTTGCTGGTATGGCCGAGGCCCAGGGGGTGAATACCGGTGACAGGATGCAGGAGTAG
- a CDS encoding hypothetical protein (EggNog:ENOG503PRMT), which produces MILKALLLATLAAATPLLSPKLISLNPTDSDTEIYKSVPSSPPQEVYRSFHPHSSRSYLETGTAAFPAPAACTTGPAASSNDDSGFNIGDYTLVTPSNKTTSYQVEKSWYKKHLVSGPHWFGYSSAEGQFGAWKCQFLCNAEEECNGYFVWFEARDEKGRRETMKCNLFDAVIPESVLVSTNATGFVAGGAYDRICKEHVKST; this is translated from the exons ATGATCctcaaagccctcctcctggcgaccctcgccgccgccacccccctcctATCCCCCAAGTTAATCTCCCTGAACCCCACCGACTCCGACACCGAAATCTACAAATccgtcccctcctcccctccccaggAAGTCTACCGCTCCTTTCACCCCCACTCCTCGAGAAGCTACCTCGAAACAGGCACCGCTGCCTTCCCCGCCCCAGCAGCTTGCACCACCggccccgccgcctcctccaacgacGACAGCGGGTTCAACATTGGAGATTACACCCTCGTCACTCCTTCCAACAAGACCACCAGCTACCAAGTCGAAAAGTCTTGGTATAAGAAGCACCTCGTCTCTGGCCCTCACTGGTTCGGGTACAGCTCGGCCGAGGGACAGTTTGGGGCGTGGAAGTGCCAGTTTTTGTGcaatgccgaggaggagtgcAATGGGTATTTTGTCTGGTTTGAGGCTCGTGacgagaaggggaggagggagacgatGAAGTGTAATCTGTTTGATGCTGT CATCCCCGAGTCAGTCTTGGTTTCTACCAATGCTACTGGCTTTGTTGCTGGCGGGGCGTATGATCGGATTTGCAAGGAGCATGTCAAGTCGACCTGA
- the TAF5 gene encoding Transcription initiation factor TFIID subunit 5 (EggNog:ENOG503NWCH; COG:K), which translates to MSNPPPQPTGQAPPSASYSGQPQSAGGAPAPSQPATTSTPSAQNLNQIVTDYLKKKGFTKTEAVFRIETAHLGPDGRPANRGQDPADPKRYLKAFILIKNWIDNNLDIYKFELEKLLWPIFVYSYLELVGQGYHEDSKTYLATLRPHFETVHHDTLRLLSTVTLPQHMNEDPTIKLYKENKYRIPLNNTLTLNLFQFLQRDSDSGGSTIIYILQTFCAIDNSSRGPIEPYSFEAVYRRTQNRELDEIDAQEGIPGVFTGVANRDVLDNTAKLKLGPLPMEPELRDDVRIELEEEDQSHPPVDGRPSLVEVFDKRIKQEEGDDVPSRADLPLPQSRARDVVMEMQKVRENRDRFLIEGRTGGVGVPVSVCMFTFHNTLGNVSCMEFSNDHQLVAVGTSDSYIRVWDLEGKPLRTTLDNEKDLKVNNRKLIGHSGPVFGISFSDSTASLDRNPYLEGSGKPVDTSAKLLLSCSMDGQVRLWSLESWSCLCIYRSHDGPIFRVLWGPHGHYFATAGWDKTVRIFTQDHASAQRIMVGHDTPISAIAWHPNGTYVFSASDETDKSIRMWSLTTGGCVRIYTGHADYISALQCAPNGKILASADTGGNIFLWDIEKSKRIKRMRGHGKGGIPSLSFSAESNILVSGGLDGTVRVWDVELPADPSKANPLAGGSAQPGQQPDGITVAGDSIAVAGSGDNRSITVGGQAAQVTGASTSGAGSGSGGGGGGGSGKKKSKEVQVTPDQISAFPTKKTPVLKVAFTRMNLVVAGGCYDPDR; encoded by the exons ATGtcaaaccccccacctcaaccaacaGGTCAGGCCCCGCCTAGCGCCTCATATTCGGGGCAGCCACAGTCGGCAGGTGGTGCACCTGCTCCCTCACAGCCGGCGACGACCAGCACCCCATCAGCACAGAACCTCAATCAGATT GTTACCGACTATCTGAAGAAAAAGGGTTTCACCAAAACTGAGGCTGTCTTTCGCATCGAGACTGCCCATCTCGGTCCAGATGGGAGACCAGCAAACCGAGGCCAAGATCCCGCCGACCCAAAGAGGTACCTCAAGGCGTTCATTCTCATCAAGAACTGGATCGACAACAACTTGGACATCTACAAGTTTgagcttgagaagcttcTGTGGCCCATCTTCGTCTACTCCTACCTGGAGCTTGTTGGCCAGGGCTACCATGAGGATTCAAAAACTTATCTTGCGACTCTCCGGCCACACTTTGAGACAGTTCACCATGACACACTGAGGTTGCTCAGCACTGTCACCCTGCCACAGCACATGAATGAGGACCCCACGATCAAGTTGTATAAGGAGAACAAATACCGGATTCCGCTGAACAACACTCTGACCCTCAACTTGTTTCAGTTCCTCCAGCGCGACTCCGATTCGGGCGGAAGCACCATCATCTACATTCTTCAAACCTTCTGCGCAATCGACAACAGCTCACGTGGTCCGATCGAGCCTTATAGTTTCGAGGCCGTTTACCGTCGGACCCAAAACCGTGAGTTGGACGAGATTGACGCGCAAGAGGGCATTCCAGGCGTCTTCACTGGCGTTGCCAATCGCGACGTCCTCGACAACACAGCCAAGTTGAAACTAGGCCCATTGCCTATGGAACCCGAGCTCAGAGATGACGTTCGCATTGAacttgaggaagaagaccaGTCGCACCCACCGGTGGACGGCCGACCCAGCTTGGTCGAAGTGTTTGACAAACGCATCAAGCAAGAAGAGGGTGACGACGTTCCATCGCGAGCTGACCTACCTCTCCCACAATCGCGAGCTAGGGATGTCGTCATGGAGATGCAAAAGGTGCGCGAGAACCGTGACAGGTTCCTGATTGAGGGTCGTactgggggagttggagtgCCTGTGTCAGTTTGCATGTTTACCTTTCATAACACGCTCGGAAA CGTCTCATGCATGGAATTCTCCAACGATCACCAGCTAGTTGCTGTGGGCACCTCTGATTCCTACATTCGCGTCTGGGATCTGGAGGGCAAACCGCTTCGGACGACGCTGGACAATGAAAAAGACCTCAAGGTCAACAATAGGAAGCTGATTGGCCATTCGGGTCCTGTCTTTGGTATCTCCTTCTCAGATTCCACCGCTTCCCTTGACCGGAATCCCTACCTTGAAGGGTCCGGGAAGCCGGTAGACACCAGCGCGAAGCTGTTGCTGTCTTGTTCTATGGATGGTCAGGTTCGCCTGTGGTCACTCGAGTCCTGGTCTTGCCTCTGCATCTACAGGTCTCACGACGGTCCTATTTTTCGCGTGCTTTGGGGTCCACACGGACACTACTTCGCCACGGCCGGATGGGACAAGACGGTCCGTATCTTCACCCAAGATCATGCTTCGGCTCAGCGCATTATGGTCGGCCATGACACCCCGATCTCGGCCATTGCGTGGCATCCCAACGGAACATATGTCTTCTCGGCCTCTGACGAAACTGACAAGTCGATTCGGATGTGGTCTCTCACAACTGGCGGCTGCGTTAGAATCTATACCGGACATGCCGACTACATCAGCGCCTTGCAGTGTGCTCCCAACGGAAAGATTCTTGCCAGCGCCGACACAGGTGGCAATATTTTCCTTTGGGATATCGAGAAGAGCAAACGAATCAAGAGGATGCGAGGCCACGGGAAGGGCGGCATCCCATCTCTCAGTTTCAGTGCCGAGTCGAATATTCTCGTCTCTGGCGGGCTTGACGGCACGGTTCGAGTTTGGGATGTCGAGCTGCCAGCCGACCCCAGCAAGGCGAATCCCTTAGCCGGCGGCTCAGCCCAGCCAGGTCAACAGCCCGATGGGATAACTGTTGCCGGTGACAGCATTGCGGTGGCGGGGTCTGGTGACAATCGGTCCATCACTGTCGGCGGACAGGCTGCTCAGGTTACAGGTGCGAGCACCTCTGGGGCTGGTAGTGGGagtggcggtggaggtggaggtgggtctggcaagaagaagtcgaAGGAGGTTCAGGTTACTCCTGATCAAATCAGCGCGTTCCCTACCAAGAAGACTCCGGTCTTGAAGGTGGCGTTTACACGGATGaacttggtggtggctggagGATGCTATGACCCTGATCGTTag
- a CDS encoding hypothetical protein (COG:O; MEROPS:MER0001911; EggNog:ENOG503NV70), producing the protein MINPISFRPGPVTFWTTLVYLALLIPIVIINETVPPAPAAADDGKIEGVNLTEAWLDLTRITRGYHPYNSRFNEEVRGYLLARVGEILEGSGVGGKKGNVTVFDDLRSNVTGLMAGSVVPTPGSAQVAAYFEGTNILVYVRGKGDDEGDWWRKSAEGGEVEGLRKNERGLVLVNAHYDSVSTGYGATDDGMGVVTCLQVIKYFAHPDHQPERGIVVMLNNGEEDYLYGARALGQHPLNPYIHTFLNLEGAGAGGRANLFRTTDREVTAAYAGTSDPFGTVIASDAFGLGFIRSGTDYSVLYDVYGQRGLDLAFFKPRSRYHTNRDDATHTSKASLWHMLSAAIHTTSKLSGDTGDTFVGARPDGARNKVRNGSPSNGVWFDLFGKGFVNFGLRGMFAWSLTVLVATPLILVLATYILHKLDKYYFFTSSVRTYDQPDFEPVLVGGWKGAFRFPFAFIVSGALSLAVAFLMRKVNPFIIYSHRYSVIAMIFSLFYFTFWSIMRGANFARPSALHRGYVNIWLFILGWATLVAVTVTEDRFKLSAGYPIVFLQTAVCLTTFLTLCELFALPKKAAWGQQVREDHEAHDYYQPQSGNNNTRTESPPPLPQIPHQPSLVPPATRDSNASTLRQGDGNDTDDEDAVVPTERTPLVGGGNATSEHFRTTFATTYRRSITALVNGARKYGQDGDEPFEHEQAWSGRLPSWLWFFQFLILGPFTIILAAQTGLMLVDAVHQTGADGSNLLLPYLIVFAFTVLVLLPITPVIHRISHHIPVFLLVVFVGTLIYNLVAFPFSEESRYKVYFVQQIDLDTADNRVCYNGVDEYVHKIIAELPSASGRNVSCGESKRAELVSCCYDGVDVAPRLGSETPEEDTPIEEIYKSLATVTATRGEGNKAQLEIEADNTKACFLEFKQPISGFNVQGGSEWDDRFGQFPEGGIKQLKLWHRQRGERWVVDVEWKGAEKLEGQVVCAWSDANEAGTIPALDEGLRYSPVWAAITKFAEGLVEGRKGFSV; encoded by the exons ATGATCAACCCCATCTCGTTCCGGCCGGGGCCGGTGACGTTTTGGACGACGCTGGTCTACCTCGCCCTGCTGATCCCgattgtcatcatcaacgagACGGTCCCCCCtgcgccggcggcggcggatgaTGGCAAGATTGAGGGGGTGAACCTGACGGAGGCGTGGCTGGACCTGACGAGGATCACGAGGGGGTATCATCCGTATAACAGCAGGTTTAacgaggaggtgagggggtatttgctggcgagggtgggggagatattggaggggagtggggtgggtgggaagaagggaaatGTGACGGTTTTTGATGATTTGAGGAGCAATGTTACGGgtttgatggcggggagCGTGGTGCCTACGCCGGGTAGTGCTCAGGTGGCGGCATATTTTGAGGGGACGAATATTTTGGTTTATGttagggggaagggggatgatgagggggattggtggaggaagagtgctgaggggggagaggtggaggggctgAGGAAGAATGAGAGgggcttggtgttggttaATGCGCATTACGACTC GGTTTCGACTGGGTATGGTGCTACGGATGACGGTATGGGTGTTGTTACCTGCCTGCAGGTGATCAAGTACTTTGCTCACCCGGATCACCAGCCGGAAAGGGGCATTGTGGTGATGCTTAAcaatggcgaggaggattaCCTGTACGGTGCGAGAGCGCTGGGACAGCACCCGTTGAATCCGTATATCCATACGTTCTTGAATCTTGAGGGTGCCGGTGCTGGAGGACGGGCAAATCTTTTCCGGACTACGGACAGAGAGGTCACGGCTGCGTATGCTGGGACTTCGGACCCCTTCGGCACGGTCATTGCTTCTGATGCCTTTGGGCTTGGGTTCATCAGGAGCGGTACTGACTACTCGGTGCTTTACGACGTGTATGGGCAGCGAGGACTCGACCTTGCTTTCTTCAAGCCTAGATCGAGATATCACACCAATAGGGACGATGCTACTCACACGTCGAAGGCCAGTCTTTGGCATATGCTCAGCGCGGCTATCCACACAACCAGTAAGCTCTCGGGGGATACTGGGGATACCTTTGTTGGCGCTCGGCCTGATGGCGCCCGCAACAAGGTCCGCAATGGCAGCCCAAGCAACGGAGTGTGGTTTGATCTCTTTGGCAAGGGGTTCGTCAATTTTGGCCTGAGAGGCATGTTTGCCTGGTCGCTGACGGTGCTGGTGGCCACGCCTCtgatcttggtgttggccaCGTACATCCTTCACAAACTGGACAAATACTACTTTTTCACCTCAAGCGTCAGGACGTATGATCAGCCTGACTTTGAGCCAGTGTTGGTCGGCGGGTGGAAAGGTGCTTTTCGGTTCCCCTTCGCGTTTATTGTTTCTGGGGCGCTGTCGCTTGCGgtggccttcttgatgaggaAAGTGAATCCTTTCATTATCTACAGTCATCGGTATTCTGT GATCGCTATGATCTTCTCGCTCTTCTACTTCACCTTCTGGTCCATTATGCGCGGCGCCAACTTTGCCAGACCCAGTGCGCTTCACCGGGGCTATGTCAACATTTGGTTGTTCATCCTCGGCTGGGCTACCCTCGTTGCGGTAACCGTGACGGAAGATCGCTTCAAGCTCAGTGCCGGTTACCCCATCGTCTTCCTACAGACCGCCGTCTGCCTGACCACCTTCCTCACTCTCTGCGAGCTCTTTGCCTTGCCCAAGAAGGCCGCCTGGGGTCAGCAAGTTCGGGAGGATCATGAGGCTCACGATTATTACCAGCCCCAGTCGGGCAACAACAATACTCGTACTgaatcccctcccccattgCCGCAgatccctcaccaaccatcTCTAGTGCCGCCCGCCACGCGGGACTCGAATGCTTCCACTCTGCGCCAGGGAGACGGTAACGACACGGACGACGAAGACGCGGTAGTACCGACTGAGCGCACGCCGTTGGTGGGCGGTGGTAATGCCACGAGCGAGCACTTCCGCACGACCTTTGCTACGACGTATCGCCGTTCGATCACAGCGTTGGTCAATGGAGCTCGCAAGTACGGGCAGGATGGCGACGAGCCGTTTGAGCATGAGCAGGCTTGGTCTGGACGCTTGCCTTCTTGGCTGTGGTTTTTCCAGTTTTTGATTCTGGGGCCGTTTACGATTATCCTGGCGGCGCAGACGGGATTGATGCTCGTGGATGCTGTTCATCAGACTGGTGCTGATGGGAGCaacttgctgctgccgtaTTTGATTGTTTTCGCCTTTACGGTGTTGGTTCTGCTGCCCATTACGCCGGTCATTCATCGGATTAGCCATCACATTCCGgttttcttgttggtggtgtttgttggcACGCTGATTTACAACTTGGTGGCTTTTCCGTTTTCAGAGGAAAGTCGGTACAAGGTGTACTTTGTTCAACAGATCGATCTCGACACGGCGGATAACCGGGTGTGCTATAACGGGGTGGATGAGTATGTTCACAAGATCATTGCTGAGCTGCCGTCGGCTTCGGGGAGGAATGTTAGCTGTGGGGAGTCGAAGCGGGCGGAGCTGGTCAGTTGTTGCTATGACGGGGTCGATGTTGCCCCTCGGTTGGGAAGTGAGACTCCTGAGGAGGACACGCCAATTGAGGAGATCTACAAGAGCCTTGCTACTGTCACTGCCACGCGCGGTGAGGGGAACAAGGCCCAGCTGGAGATCGAGGCCGACAATACCAAGGCATGCTTCCTGGAGTTTAAGCAGCCCATCTCGGGATTTAATGTTCAGGGAGGTTCGGAATGGGATGATAGATTTGGGCAGTTCCCTGAGGGTGGGATTAAGCAGTTGAAGTTGTGGCATCGGCAAagaggggagaggtgggttgttgatgttgagtgGAAGGGTGCTGAGAAGTTGGAGGGACAGGTGGTTTGTGCTTGGAGTGATGCTAATGAGGCGGGGACTATTCCTGCATTGGATGAGGGGTTGAGATATTCACCTGTTTGGGCGGCGATTACAAAGTttgcggaggggttggtAGAGGGACGGAAGGGGTTTTCGGTGTAG